One window of the Crateriforma spongiae genome contains the following:
- a CDS encoding PVC-type heme-binding CxxCH protein: protein MPENTDAGYLSINRPPNTRRQTPMTSPAQDPASTTIRSTPPRLFFMAFVLGLFSASSGLRAADPLRGQPLQPDVAAASEEAEQAVASIRIPDGWSIDLFAAEPKVANIVAMAIDPHGQVYVCESYRQSRGVTDNRAHDEPWLLADLAAKTVQDRIDYHHRLLGDAAITYAQHDDRIRRLTDNNGDGRADISEVIANGFNGIEEGTGAGILVRGDTLYYTCIPRLWRFDDADGDGQFESKKALSDGYGVRVAFRGHDLHGIVKGPDGRLYFSIGDRGYHITTAEGKVLSNPAVGAVFRCEEDGSNLEVFCNGLRNPQELAFNDLGDWFTVDNNSDSGDKARIVHLLQGGDSGWRMYYQYLPDRGPFNREKIWHPYHNEQPAYLNPPVTNFTDGPSGLAFYPGTGFGDALKNKFLICDFRGGPANSGVRSFELASNGATYRLDADDQPIWQVLATDIEFSPDGSIYVSDWVDGWEGLGKGRIYRITSDQQDQDLTRQVAELLATDWTQRDADKLVADLAHVDRRVRLEAQWELADRKSVDHLIGVVGDQSAERIARIHASWGLEEILRHSPDDDALRQQVWKATRQWLQDKDGVLRAAAVKFAGETRDRESSSRLIDLLADPSPRVRYFAAMALSQMKIPGGFAGVVVMLEKNANKDPALRHAGVMFLANAVDPNKVTSLAKHPSVAVRRAAVVALRRMRSERVADFLDDANPLVVTEAARAIYDAPIPVALLSLAERIVHPMTDPALVRRVLAANYRIGGAEQAESLAQYASDETAATDMRIEALQMLASWGRPDPRDRVLNDYRPISPRLPKIAADALRPHVDRMLKSHPEIRDQAIKSASQLGIQQIAPELARRIQDTGRSDDQRASALLALARLDSQQAVRIATGIPDEPAGRINEAALEVLSRHAAKKSVPRFIEATKSSSMKVRQQAWDALASLNDPTAAEAIRDAVDRYLAGQLDAVVELNVLEAARKRLPPEQMAMIDQHIESLQSDEPLARWWSARDGGDAKLGRRLFFEKTELSCVRCHKVDRTGGEVGPELTDIGRTKDRRYLLEAICLPDAQIAKGFETTVVADIDGHVHTGIVVSETDDSLVILGADGRRTVLHPDDIEFRKKGKSSMPADLTQSMTMRELRDLVAYLSTLEAVEDPDRIE, encoded by the coding sequence ATGCCGGAAAACACCGACGCCGGTTATCTTAGCATTAACCGTCCGCCCAACACTCGCCGCCAAACGCCTATGACCTCGCCAGCGCAGGATCCCGCATCCACGACGATTCGATCGACGCCACCACGCCTGTTCTTCATGGCCTTCGTTTTGGGCCTCTTTTCAGCATCCAGCGGACTTCGCGCCGCCGATCCTTTGCGTGGTCAGCCGCTGCAGCCCGACGTGGCAGCCGCGTCGGAAGAAGCGGAACAAGCGGTTGCATCGATTCGCATTCCCGATGGATGGTCGATCGATCTGTTCGCCGCCGAACCTAAGGTCGCCAACATCGTCGCGATGGCCATCGACCCGCATGGCCAAGTTTACGTGTGCGAAAGCTATCGCCAAAGTCGTGGCGTGACCGACAACCGGGCCCACGACGAACCCTGGTTGCTGGCGGATTTGGCTGCCAAGACCGTCCAAGATCGAATCGACTATCACCACCGATTGTTGGGCGACGCGGCGATCACCTATGCCCAGCACGACGACCGCATCCGCCGGCTGACCGACAACAACGGCGACGGTCGGGCTGATATCAGCGAAGTCATCGCCAACGGATTCAATGGGATCGAAGAAGGCACCGGTGCGGGAATCTTGGTCCGCGGTGATACGCTGTACTACACCTGCATTCCACGGCTGTGGCGTTTTGACGATGCCGATGGCGACGGCCAGTTCGAAAGCAAGAAAGCGCTGTCCGACGGCTATGGCGTCCGCGTCGCATTTCGCGGACACGATTTGCACGGCATCGTCAAAGGCCCCGATGGTCGGCTGTACTTCAGCATCGGTGATCGCGGCTATCACATCACGACCGCCGAAGGCAAAGTCTTGTCCAACCCGGCCGTCGGTGCCGTGTTTCGCTGTGAAGAAGACGGCAGCAACCTGGAAGTTTTCTGCAACGGCCTGCGGAACCCTCAAGAATTGGCGTTCAACGACCTGGGCGACTGGTTCACCGTCGACAACAACAGCGACAGCGGCGACAAAGCTCGGATCGTTCATCTGCTGCAGGGCGGTGACAGCGGATGGCGGATGTATTACCAGTACCTGCCCGATCGCGGACCGTTCAATCGTGAAAAGATTTGGCATCCCTATCACAACGAACAACCGGCGTACCTGAATCCGCCCGTCACGAACTTTACCGATGGCCCCAGCGGCCTGGCGTTCTATCCCGGCACCGGTTTCGGCGACGCCCTGAAGAACAAGTTTCTGATCTGTGACTTTCGTGGTGGGCCGGCCAACAGCGGCGTGCGTTCCTTTGAACTAGCCAGCAACGGTGCAACGTATCGGTTGGATGCCGACGACCAACCGATTTGGCAAGTCCTGGCGACCGACATCGAATTCAGCCCCGACGGTTCGATCTATGTCAGCGATTGGGTCGACGGTTGGGAAGGCTTGGGCAAAGGCCGGATCTATCGCATCACGTCCGATCAACAAGACCAGGATCTGACACGGCAGGTCGCGGAACTTCTGGCCACCGACTGGACCCAACGCGACGCCGATAAGCTGGTCGCCGACCTGGCCCATGTCGACCGGCGTGTTCGTTTGGAAGCCCAGTGGGAACTGGCCGATCGCAAATCAGTGGACCATTTGATTGGCGTCGTCGGCGACCAATCCGCCGAGCGCATCGCACGTATCCACGCATCGTGGGGGCTGGAAGAAATCCTGCGGCACAGCCCCGATGACGATGCCCTTCGCCAACAAGTCTGGAAAGCCACCCGGCAATGGTTGCAAGACAAAGACGGCGTTCTACGCGCCGCCGCGGTCAAGTTTGCCGGCGAAACGCGTGACCGTGAATCGTCCAGCCGACTGATCGATTTGCTGGCCGACCCGTCACCCCGCGTGCGGTACTTTGCAGCGATGGCGCTAAGCCAGATGAAGATTCCAGGTGGTTTTGCGGGCGTTGTCGTGATGCTGGAAAAGAACGCCAACAAAGACCCCGCGTTGCGGCACGCCGGCGTCATGTTCTTGGCCAACGCCGTCGATCCCAACAAAGTCACCAGCCTGGCCAAGCATCCCAGCGTCGCTGTACGTCGCGCCGCCGTGGTCGCACTTCGTCGCATGCGTAGCGAACGTGTCGCGGACTTTCTGGACGACGCCAATCCTTTGGTGGTGACCGAAGCGGCGCGTGCGATCTATGACGCCCCCATCCCGGTCGCATTGCTGTCGTTGGCCGAGCGAATTGTTCATCCCATGACCGACCCCGCATTGGTTCGTCGTGTATTGGCGGCGAACTATCGCATCGGTGGCGCTGAACAAGCCGAAAGTCTGGCTCAATACGCGTCGGACGAAACGGCCGCGACGGACATGCGAATCGAAGCTCTGCAGATGCTGGCGTCTTGGGGACGGCCCGATCCCCGGGACCGCGTGCTGAACGACTATCGTCCGATCAGCCCGCGATTGCCAAAGATCGCCGCAGACGCGCTGCGTCCCCACGTCGATCGCATGCTGAAATCGCATCCCGAGATTCGTGATCAAGCGATCAAGTCGGCATCACAGTTGGGCATTCAGCAGATTGCACCGGAGCTTGCACGACGCATCCAAGACACCGGTCGCAGCGACGACCAGCGTGCGTCGGCATTGTTGGCGCTGGCTCGTTTGGATTCACAACAAGCGGTGCGGATCGCGACGGGAATCCCCGACGAACCGGCCGGGCGCATCAACGAAGCCGCGTTGGAGGTCCTTTCGCGGCACGCGGCCAAGAAATCGGTGCCACGATTCATCGAAGCCACCAAGTCGTCCAGTATGAAAGTTCGACAACAGGCTTGGGATGCACTGGCCAGTTTGAACGATCCGACCGCCGCCGAAGCGATCCGTGACGCCGTCGATCGGTACTTGGCCGGTCAACTGGATGCCGTGGTGGAGCTGAACGTCTTGGAAGCAGCACGAAAGCGTTTGCCGCCGGAACAGATGGCGATGATCGACCAGCACATCGAATCACTGCAATCCGACGAACCGTTGGCTCGCTGGTGGTCAGCCCGCGATGGCGGCGATGCGAAATTGGGCCGCCGATTGTTTTTTGAAAAGACAGAATTGTCGTGCGTCCGATGCCACAAGGTCGATCGCACCGGTGGCGAAGTCGGCCCCGAATTGACCGACATCGGACGGACCAAAGACCGACGCTACTTATTGGAAGCCATCTGTCTGCCCGATGCGCAAATTGCCAAAGGGTTTGAAACCACGGTGGTCGCCGATATCGATGGCCACGTGCACACGGGCATCGTCGTTTCGGAAACCGATGACAGCTTGGTCATCCTGGGGGCCGACGGACGGCGGACGGTGCTGCATCCCGACGATATCGAGTTTCGTAAGAAAGGCAAATCGTCGATGCCCGCCGACCTAACACAGTCGATGACGATGCGTGAACTACGCGACCTGGTCGCCTATCTGTCCACTCTGGAGGCTGTCGAAGATCCCGACCGCATCGAGTAG
- a CDS encoding NUDIX hydrolase: MNPVDVRSSLGRPQTRRKRGVVGVIFREDRLLIIRRALTVTAPGKLCLPGGGIEEGETESQALVREMQEELAIDVVPQCLCWRSVTPWGTNLAWWLAELDHAIQPIPNPDEVAEVFWMTRPEIESAPDMLPSLPTFLQALTRGEVDLDF; this comes from the coding sequence ATGAATCCCGTCGACGTTCGCAGCAGCCTTGGCCGACCTCAAACACGACGCAAACGCGGCGTCGTCGGCGTTATTTTTCGTGAAGACCGCTTGTTGATCATCCGCCGTGCTTTGACCGTCACGGCCCCGGGCAAACTGTGTCTGCCGGGCGGTGGCATCGAAGAAGGCGAAACGGAATCGCAGGCGCTGGTTCGCGAAATGCAAGAAGAATTGGCGATCGATGTCGTGCCCCAATGTCTGTGTTGGCGCAGCGTGACGCCCTGGGGCACCAATCTGGCTTGGTGGTTGGCGGAACTGGACCACGCGATCCAGCCGATTCCTAATCCCGACGAAGTCGCCGAAGTCTTCTGGATGACGCGACCGGAAATCGAATCCGCCCCAGACATGTTGCCAAGTCTGCCGACGTTCTTACAGGCTTTGACCCGCGGCGAAGTCGACTTGGACTTCTAG
- a CDS encoding CCA tRNA nucleotidyltransferase, whose translation MTDPASKNAPSTLALPLDCPRAAEAIRIIRTLDEHGFVAYLAGGCVRDLLLGIRPKDYDVATDATPPMVRKVFGRNRTLAFGASFGVIGVLPGHRKDESDPPSTGAVPREPTEVATFRSDGSYSDGRRPDSVHYGNAPADAARRDFTINGLFYDPKTRQVIDYVDGQADLRRRRLRTIGDPEQRFAEDRLRMLRAVRFATTLGFDVDASTMDAVRLHAGEVGDVSAERIGAEMRKTLASDRAAMGLDLLIDSGLATKVWPELPAARSDRWRQRLASIERGPDDLPSALSPFVVALAVTVTTFDDPDAVLQRLKDRWRLSTEEIRATTTALKDHSMLAKSADAAWSDLQPCLVDRDIGTTLAVAAAVVRSDRTDRSGIRRCEDALRLPTAELDPPPLVTGKDLKKRGWTPGPHFKHWLTKIRRDQLDGRMKSRDDAEAWLETQHREQGDLDADGRASKEG comes from the coding sequence TTGACTGATCCCGCTAGCAAGAACGCCCCCTCGACTTTGGCACTGCCGCTGGACTGCCCCCGCGCCGCCGAAGCGATTCGCATCATCCGAACGCTGGACGAACACGGTTTCGTCGCCTATTTGGCCGGCGGCTGTGTCCGCGATCTGCTGCTGGGCATTCGTCCCAAAGACTATGACGTGGCCACCGACGCAACCCCGCCGATGGTCCGCAAGGTGTTCGGCCGAAATCGCACGCTGGCCTTCGGCGCGTCGTTCGGCGTGATCGGTGTGTTGCCCGGGCATCGCAAGGATGAATCCGATCCGCCGTCGACTGGCGCGGTACCGCGCGAACCGACGGAAGTCGCGACGTTCCGCAGCGACGGCAGTTACAGCGACGGCCGACGTCCCGACAGCGTGCATTACGGCAACGCCCCCGCGGATGCGGCGCGTCGTGATTTCACGATCAACGGATTGTTTTACGATCCCAAGACCCGTCAAGTGATCGATTACGTCGATGGCCAGGCGGACCTGCGGCGTCGCCGGTTGCGAACGATCGGGGACCCGGAACAACGATTCGCCGAAGACCGTTTGCGGATGTTACGGGCGGTCCGGTTTGCCACCACGCTGGGGTTTGACGTCGACGCATCGACGATGGACGCGGTCCGCCTGCACGCCGGCGAAGTCGGCGATGTTTCGGCCGAACGGATCGGCGCGGAGATGCGAAAAACGCTGGCCAGCGATCGCGCGGCGATGGGGCTGGACTTGTTGATCGATAGTGGTTTGGCGACCAAAGTTTGGCCGGAATTGCCGGCGGCCCGATCCGATCGGTGGCGGCAGCGATTGGCGTCGATCGAACGCGGGCCGGACGATCTTCCGTCGGCTTTGTCGCCGTTTGTGGTCGCCTTGGCGGTCACGGTAACGACGTTCGATGATCCCGACGCGGTGCTGCAGCGTTTAAAAGACCGCTGGCGTTTGTCGACCGAAGAAATTCGCGCCACCACGACGGCCTTGAAAGACCATTCGATGTTGGCCAAATCGGCCGATGCGGCATGGTCGGATCTGCAACCGTGCTTGGTGGACCGAGACATCGGCACGACGCTGGCCGTCGCCGCCGCCGTGGTTCGCAGCGACCGAACGGACCGATCGGGCATCCGGCGGTGCGAAGACGCGTTGCGTTTGCCGACGGCTGAACTGGATCCGCCGCCGCTGGTGACCGGAAAAGACCTGAAGAAACGAGGATGGACACCGGGGCCGCATTTTAAACACTGGTTGACCAAGATTCGCCGCGACCAATTGGACGGCCGGATGAAAAGCCGCGACGACGCGGAAGCATGGTTGGAAACCCAGCACCGCGAGCAAGGCGACTTGGACGCCGACGGTCGGGCTTCAAAGGAAGGCTGA
- the hemW gene encoding radical SAM family heme chaperone HemW: protein MSVDWPDRTAPPRAAYIHVPFCRHRCGYCNFSVVAGRDDLIDRFLTAIDREMQTWDQPTLNTLFVGGGTPTHLNASQLDWFCHSIRRHVRFADDAEISFEANPEDIDATKARQLSDHGVNRISLGVQSFDADKIRRLERGHTAAEAIAAIETAAAVIGNVSIDLIFAAPDESVAIWQRDLDQALKLPIRHLSAYALTIEKGTPFFARHRKGELRPAGEDDEWQMYQDLRDATAAAGMPQYEVSNFAPPANRCRHNIAYWQGQAWLAAGPGAAAFLNGRRTVNHRSTTTYLKRIESGHSPIAESEPLDADQYARELMAFGVRMIDGVGLASVGRRSGLDLDEKFGATLRRLIDDGLIRRNGDRVQLTPRGLLFADTVASAFL, encoded by the coding sequence ATGTCGGTCGACTGGCCGGACCGGACCGCGCCACCTCGGGCGGCTTACATCCATGTGCCGTTTTGCCGACACCGGTGTGGTTATTGCAACTTCAGCGTGGTGGCCGGTCGCGATGACTTGATCGATCGATTCTTGACGGCGATCGATCGTGAAATGCAAACGTGGGACCAACCGACGTTGAACACACTGTTTGTGGGTGGTGGCACGCCGACGCATTTGAACGCTTCGCAACTGGATTGGTTTTGCCATTCGATTCGCCGCCACGTTCGCTTTGCCGATGATGCCGAGATCAGCTTTGAAGCCAATCCGGAAGACATCGACGCCACCAAGGCCCGGCAGTTGTCTGACCACGGCGTGAACCGAATCAGCTTGGGCGTTCAGTCGTTTGATGCCGACAAGATCCGGCGTCTGGAACGTGGACATACAGCGGCCGAAGCAATCGCCGCGATCGAAACGGCGGCGGCCGTCATCGGCAACGTCTCGATTGACTTGATCTTTGCCGCGCCCGACGAAAGCGTGGCGATTTGGCAGCGTGATTTGGACCAAGCGTTGAAATTGCCGATCCGCCACTTGTCGGCTTATGCGTTGACCATCGAAAAGGGCACACCGTTTTTCGCTCGCCATCGCAAAGGGGAACTTCGTCCGGCGGGCGAGGATGACGAATGGCAGATGTACCAAGATTTGCGTGATGCGACCGCAGCCGCGGGCATGCCACAGTACGAAGTCAGCAATTTCGCACCGCCGGCGAACCGTTGCCGGCACAACATCGCATATTGGCAAGGCCAGGCTTGGCTGGCGGCGGGCCCCGGCGCGGCGGCTTTCCTGAATGGCCGGCGCACCGTTAATCATCGCAGCACGACCACTTATTTAAAGCGGATCGAATCGGGGCACAGCCCCATCGCCGAATCGGAACCTCTGGACGCTGACCAGTATGCCCGTGAATTGATGGCTTTCGGCGTTCGAATGATCGACGGCGTCGGCCTGGCATCGGTCGGCCGTCGAAGCGGCTTGGATTTAGATGAAAAATTCGGGGCCACTTTGCGACGGCTGATCGACGACGGGCTGATTCGGCGAAACGGCGATCGTGTGCAATTGACCCCACGTGGGTTGCTGTTTGCCGACACCGTCGCGTCAGCCTTCCTTTGA
- a CDS encoding MBL fold metallo-hydrolase, with protein MVENIPLLRHEHGGLTIEGYSRAAVQTCWRVNELKLLFDVGVQPWDFMGTSTMFISHAHLDHIAALPAYVSRRRMMKMDPPIIYLPDSAVDPAWKMLQDFRTLDRGAMPCELVGLLGGDETEIGREYLVEAVETRHTIDSLGFVVYQRRHKLKPEYTDLSGEQIRDLRMSGTEVTAETRVPVFAYTGDTNPKGLDQNPQFYDARILISEMTFVAPEHRKEKIHKHGHMHVDDYRDRSDKFKNELVIAGHLSTRYNESQVKRLVRRALPDGLGGRLKLWL; from the coding sequence ATGGTTGAGAACATTCCCCTGCTTCGCCACGAACACGGCGGACTGACCATCGAAGGTTATTCGCGCGCCGCGGTGCAAACGTGTTGGCGGGTCAACGAGCTGAAGTTGCTGTTCGACGTGGGTGTCCAGCCGTGGGATTTCATGGGCACGTCGACCATGTTCATCAGCCACGCCCACCTGGACCACATTGCCGCGTTGCCCGCCTACGTGTCGCGGCGTCGCATGATGAAGATGGACCCGCCAATCATTTATCTGCCTGATTCGGCCGTCGATCCGGCTTGGAAGATGCTACAGGATTTTCGCACGCTTGACCGCGGCGCGATGCCATGCGAATTGGTCGGTCTGTTGGGCGGCGATGAAACGGAGATCGGACGCGAGTATTTGGTCGAAGCGGTGGAGACGCGACACACGATCGATTCGCTTGGTTTTGTCGTCTACCAACGTCGCCACAAATTGAAACCCGAATACACCGATCTGTCGGGCGAACAAATCCGCGACCTGCGAATGTCGGGCACCGAGGTCACCGCCGAAACGCGTGTGCCCGTGTTCGCGTACACGGGCGACACCAATCCGAAAGGACTGGACCAGAATCCGCAGTTCTACGATGCGCGAATCTTGATCAGCGAAATGACCTTCGTCGCGCCCGAACACCGCAAGGAAAAGATTCACAAGCACGGGCACATGCACGTCGATGACTATCGCGACCGATCCGACAAATTCAAAAACGAATTGGTCATCGCCGGCCATTTGTCGACGCGGTACAACGAATCGCAAGTCAAACGTCTGGTGCGTCGGGCATTACCCGATGGGCTGGGCGGACGATTGAAACTGTGGCTGTAG
- a CDS encoding tRNA modification GTPase, which yields MFNTDDTIVAIASPLCPAPRGIVRLSGDDVMDVLAGLMGGPVDLTAGRRQRAAIDCGAPIGEIHADVLIWPDGRSYTGQPSAEIHTIGSLPVLESMVQRAIQFKARAARPGEFTLRSFLAGRLDLTQAEAVLGVIDADQDRSLDQALQQLAGNFSRPLLLLRDQLLDLLADVEAGLDFVDEDIEFIQPHELRRRLDVIAATLESTSATLESRGESNETPKIVLCGQPNAGKSCLINAISGHDAALVADVPGTTRDTVSVHVTVGDRQLELIDTAGFEAVAGRTAATSDSQKSISEIAQRMTAQAIRRADVVLHCVDVTRPSQSDDRPIDSAGRHVIGVWTKADLQSPNDTDTDVSAGGCLTSSVTGQGIDDLVDRIFSELDRTDRTDSVSVSGTAARCRQSLAQAAGAIRTAIGLSEIDEGQELIATEIRTAADALGEVTGVVYTDDILDRVFGRFCIGK from the coding sequence ATGTTCAATACCGACGACACGATTGTGGCCATCGCATCACCGCTTTGTCCCGCCCCGCGAGGCATCGTGCGACTTTCCGGCGATGATGTCATGGACGTCCTGGCGGGACTGATGGGTGGCCCCGTGGACTTGACTGCCGGCCGGCGCCAGCGAGCGGCGATTGATTGCGGCGCCCCCATCGGCGAAATTCACGCTGACGTGCTGATCTGGCCCGATGGCCGCAGCTACACCGGGCAACCCTCGGCGGAAATTCACACGATTGGATCGTTGCCCGTGCTGGAATCGATGGTCCAGCGGGCCATCCAGTTCAAGGCTCGGGCGGCGCGTCCGGGCGAATTCACGCTGCGGTCGTTTCTGGCCGGACGTTTGGATCTGACTCAGGCCGAAGCCGTCTTGGGGGTGATCGACGCGGACCAAGACCGGTCATTGGACCAGGCGCTGCAGCAGTTGGCTGGTAATTTTTCGCGGCCACTGTTGCTGTTGCGTGATCAATTGCTGGACCTGTTGGCGGATGTCGAAGCCGGCTTGGACTTTGTCGACGAAGACATTGAATTCATCCAGCCGCACGAACTGCGGCGGCGATTGGATGTCATCGCCGCGACGCTGGAATCGACGTCGGCGACGCTGGAAAGTCGTGGCGAGTCGAATGAAACGCCGAAAATCGTTCTGTGCGGGCAACCCAACGCGGGAAAAAGCTGTTTGATCAACGCGATCAGCGGTCATGATGCGGCCTTGGTCGCCGACGTTCCCGGCACGACGCGTGACACCGTCAGCGTTCATGTGACGGTCGGCGACCGGCAATTGGAATTGATCGATACCGCTGGCTTCGAAGCGGTCGCTGGCCGGACCGCCGCAACGTCAGATTCCCAAAAATCGATTTCCGAAATCGCACAGCGGATGACCGCACAAGCCATTCGCAGGGCCGACGTGGTGCTGCACTGCGTTGACGTCACACGTCCGAGTCAAAGCGATGATCGGCCGATTGATTCGGCCGGTCGACATGTGATTGGCGTTTGGACAAAAGCCGATTTGCAATCGCCCAACGATACGGATACCGATGTTTCCGCCGGCGGCTGTTTGACCAGCAGCGTGACCGGCCAGGGCATCGATGATTTGGTCGATCGAATCTTTTCAGAACTGGATCGAACCGACCGGACCGATTCGGTGTCCGTGTCCGGTACCGCGGCGCGATGTCGTCAATCACTGGCCCAGGCCGCCGGGGCCATCCGAACGGCGATCGGACTGTCGGAGATTGACGAGGGCCAGGAATTGATTGCCACGGAGATCCGTACCGCCGCCGACGCCTTGGGCGAAGTCACCGGGGTCGTGTACACCGACGACATTCTGGACCGGGTTTTCGGCCGATTCTGTATCGGAAAATAG
- a CDS encoding protein-disulfide reductase DsbD family protein: protein MRNQSINWRWSLMFAFAMVGIAATTSLAQEKSSGDQASAGSVPIEQSIQSDDAAGGGRLTQDAAELFPQLATPDFGDQLSAGPDGFSDWQLTGASDDAAESDHGDAGSPAPKEAEPFRDGDYVVQWQAWIDAEPESDQAIAELVFRAVPDKGFHVYASSVTGEESSTAFALTDKSDMAVGAPNTKNEVVSKVLFEGLPPIRFHEGTVTWRLPVRINANSQTGTAELKGLITYQACTDTSCRQPVALEFVAPMKIDVAAKSAAAAGPIRLTSTAFGPAADQAASLNWVDKAIDSEPVDAAAPVPSIDQPEDEYSFATMLFFAFIGGIILNVMPCVLPVVGLKVMSFVEQAGEDRKRVFMLNMVYALGILSVFALLAVLAVVAGLSWGEQFTFFPLKLGLTLVLFALALSYLGVWEIPVPGMASGKVSQDLQQREGYAGAFSKGIFATILATPCSGPLLGTIFGLSIFLSGPEKFLVMMTVGLGMAVPYLLIGLNPKLVAWLPKPGGWMETFKEFLAFLLLGTVAFFFAGFADDLKLPVFVSLIGVWFGCWIIGRVPNWETVQKRLFAWAGGLAAAAVIGIGSFVALAPVDDEMGWVPYSEARLQALHDEGRTVMLDFTASWCVNCKINSKFAIDTEKTRELVDELDAVPMLADWSDRNDQIKSKLAELRSNSIPLLVVFPGSDPTEPIILRDLVSQTSVLDALRKAGPSVDSQIAKGSGDTSRQLVTTR, encoded by the coding sequence GTGCGAAATCAATCAATCAATTGGCGATGGTCGCTGATGTTCGCGTTTGCCATGGTCGGCATCGCGGCAACGACGTCCTTGGCACAGGAAAAATCGTCCGGCGATCAGGCGTCTGCCGGATCGGTGCCGATCGAACAATCCATCCAATCGGATGACGCGGCCGGTGGTGGTCGGCTGACTCAGGATGCCGCCGAATTGTTTCCTCAATTGGCCACGCCCGATTTTGGCGACCAGCTGTCGGCCGGTCCCGATGGTTTTTCCGACTGGCAGTTGACCGGGGCGTCGGATGATGCGGCGGAATCCGACCACGGCGATGCGGGATCCCCCGCACCCAAGGAAGCCGAACCGTTTCGTGACGGTGACTATGTCGTCCAGTGGCAGGCGTGGATCGATGCGGAACCCGAATCCGATCAGGCGATTGCGGAGCTGGTATTTCGTGCCGTCCCCGACAAAGGATTTCACGTTTACGCGTCTTCGGTCACCGGCGAAGAATCATCGACGGCGTTCGCATTGACAGACAAATCGGACATGGCCGTTGGTGCCCCGAACACCAAGAACGAAGTCGTCAGTAAAGTCTTGTTCGAAGGCTTGCCACCGATTCGTTTTCATGAAGGCACCGTCACGTGGCGATTGCCCGTCCGCATCAACGCCAACAGTCAAACCGGCACGGCCGAATTGAAGGGGCTGATCACCTATCAAGCGTGCACCGACACCAGTTGTCGACAACCCGTTGCACTGGAGTTCGTTGCGCCGATGAAGATCGACGTGGCGGCCAAGAGTGCGGCAGCAGCCGGCCCCATTCGTTTGACATCGACCGCGTTCGGCCCGGCCGCCGACCAAGCGGCTTCGTTGAACTGGGTCGACAAAGCGATCGACAGCGAACCGGTCGACGCAGCCGCACCGGTGCCCAGCATTGACCAACCGGAAGACGAGTACTCGTTCGCGACCATGCTGTTTTTCGCCTTCATCGGCGGCATCATCCTGAACGTGATGCCGTGCGTGTTGCCGGTCGTTGGTTTGAAAGTGATGAGCTTTGTTGAACAGGCCGGGGAAGATCGCAAACGTGTTTTCATGCTGAACATGGTGTATGCCCTGGGCATTTTATCCGTGTTCGCTCTGCTTGCCGTGCTTGCGGTCGTCGCAGGTCTTTCTTGGGGTGAACAGTTCACGTTCTTTCCACTGAAACTGGGTTTGACGCTGGTCTTGTTTGCACTGGCACTCAGTTACCTGGGCGTCTGGGAAATCCCCGTGCCCGGCATGGCTTCGGGTAAGGTTTCACAGGATTTGCAGCAACGCGAAGGATACGCCGGAGCGTTTTCCAAAGGCATTTTTGCAACGATTCTGGCAACACCCTGCAGCGGCCCGCTGTTGGGAACCATTTTTGGATTGTCGATCTTTCTGTCGGGACCGGAAAAGTTCCTGGTCATGATGACGGTCGGATTGGGAATGGCTGTGCCGTACCTGTTGATCGGATTGAATCCGAAGCTGGTCGCTTGGCTGCCCAAGCCCGGCGGCTGGATGGAAACGTTCAAGGAATTCCTAGCGTTCTTGTTGCTGGGAACCGTTGCGTTTTTCTTTGCCGGCTTTGCCGACGATCTGAAACTGCCGGTGTTCGTCAGCCTGATCGGCGTTTGGTTCGGATGCTGGATCATCGGTCGCGTTCCCAATTGGGAAACCGTACAGAAGCGATTGTTCGCTTGGGCGGGTGGATTGGCCGCGGCCGCAGTGATTGGCATCGGATCGTTCGTAGCATTGGCGCCGGTGGACGACGAAATGGGCTGGGTGCCTTACAGCGAAGCCCGTTTGCAGGCGTTGCATGACGAAGGCCGCACGGTGATGCTGGATTTCACCGCCAGCTGGTGTGTGAACTGCAAGATCAACAGCAAGTTTGCCATCGACACCGAAAAGACGCGTGAGTTGGTTGACGAGCTGGACGCCGTTCCGATGTTGGCCGACTGGAGCGACCGGAACGATCAAATCAAATCCAAGCTGGCGGAACTCCGCAGCAATTCGATCCCGCTATTGGTGGTCTTCCCGGGCTCCGACCCCACCGAACCGATCATCTTGCGCGACTTGGTCAGTCAGACGTCGGTTTTGGATGCCTTGCGAAAAGCGGGTCCGAGCGTGGATTCACAAATCGCCAAGGGATCCGGCGACACGTCACGCCAATTGGTCACGACCCGTTGA